The proteins below are encoded in one region of Oncorhynchus nerka isolate Pitt River linkage group LG15, Oner_Uvic_2.0, whole genome shotgun sequence:
- the LOC115142697 gene encoding calpain-2 catalytic subunit-like, translating into MSSIANHLARRKAREEGEGSNDKAIPFNKQDFQTLRRECLESGKLFSDTSFPADWNSLGYNELGRYSSKTRGVEWKRPKELCSNPQFIVEGATRTDICQGALGDCWLLAALASLTLDKDILARVVPPGQSFEENYAGIFHFQFWQYGQWVDVVIDDRLPTREGKLLFVHSAEGSEYWSALLEKAYAKVNSSYEALSGGSTTEGFEDFTGGIAETYDLGKAPQCLFKIMKKALGLGSLLGCSIDITSAYETEAVTVQKLVKGHAYSITAAEEVHLHGTPVELVRIRNPWGQVEWTGAWSDDSREWDGVRPEEKAKLDHSAEDGEFWMAYSDFLRQYSKLEICNLTPDTLVSDEVGRWNHYQFEGMWRVGSTAGGCRNHAATFCSNPQFAIKLDDVDDDPHDGKDGCTFLVGLMQKDGRKERRFSRDLNTIGFSIYQVPDEYKGRTNIHLGPDVLLRQKSVAMSNTFINLREICDRFKLPPGEYVIIPSTFEPHKKGSFLLRVFAEKHAATSPMEEDISVEVDEPDITEGDVDPYFKRLFLQIAGSDSEVSAFELQKILNRVVTQRSHVKTDGFSLETCRHIISLLDMDGNAKLGLVEFHTVWTKIQKYLEIFKSHDSDNSGTMSTHEMREALTEAGFQLNSEVLQLIVSRYANSEYSMDFDCFMGCLIRLEMLFKMFKTLDKHDSGKIELDALQWVCLGLN; encoded by the exons ATGTCCAGTATAGCTAACCACTTGGCCAGGAGGAAAGCTAGGGAGGAAGGTGAAGGTAGCAACGACAAGGCCATCCCCTTTAACAAGCAAGACTTCCAGACCCTGAGGAGAGAGTGTCTGGAGAGCGGGAAACTCTTCAGTGACACATCCTTCCCTGCTGATTGGAACTCTCTTGGGTACAATGAGTTGGGTCGCTACTCTTCAAAAACCCGGGGCGTGGAGTGGAAAAGACCAAAG GAGTTGTGCTCAAACCCTCAGTTCATTGTTGAAGGAGCCACGAGAACTGACATCTGCCAAGGGGCTTTGG GTGACTGTTGGTTGCTGGCAGCCCTTGCCTCTCTTACCTTGGACAAAGACATCTTGGCTCGAGTGGTACCCCCTGGGCAGAGCTTTGAGGAGAATTATGCTGGCATCTTTCACTTCCAG TTTTGGCAGTATGGACAGTGGGTGGATGTTGTGATTGACGATAGGCTGCCCACAAGAGAGGGGAAACTGCTGTTTGTTCACTCAGCTGAGGGCTCAGAGTATTGGAGCGCCCTGCTGGAGAAGGCCTATGCTAA AGTCAACAGTTCCTATGAGGCCTTGTCTGGGGGCTCCACCACAGAAGGCTTTGAGGACTTCACTGGGGGCATCGCTGAGACATATGATCTTGGCAAGGCCCCACAGTGCCTGTTCAAAATCATGAAGAAGGCCTTGGGGCTGGGTTCTCTTTTGGGCTGCTCcattgat ATAACAAGTGCGTACGAGACGGAGGCAGTTACTGTTCAGAAGCTGGTGAAGGGGCATGCGTACTCAATCACTGCAGCAGAAGAG GTACACCTGCATGGGACTCCAGTTGAGCTGGTGAGGATCAGAAACCCCTGGGGTCAGGTGGAGTGGACGGGTGCCTGGAGCGATGA TTCCAGGGAATGGGATGGAGTACGACCGGAGGAGAAAGCCAAGCTAGACCACTCTGCAGAAGATGGAGAGTTTTG GATGGCCTACTCTGATTTCCTAAGGCAGTACTCCAAGCTGGAGATCTGCAACCTGACTCCAGACACGCTGGTCAGTGATGAAGTGGGTCGCTGGAACCACTACCAGTTTGAGGGGATGTGGAGGGTAGGCTCTACCGCTGGAGGATGCAGGAACCATGCAG CCACATTCTGCTCTAACCCCCAGTTTGCCATTAAATTGGATGATGTGGATGATGACCCTCATGATGGCAAGGATGGCTGCACCTTCTTGGTGGGCCTCATGCAAAAAGACGGCCGCAAAGAGAGGAGATTCAGCCGGGACCTCAACACCATTGGCTTTTCAATATACCAG GTTCCTGATGAG TATAAGGGCCGCACCAACATCCACCTGGGCCCAGATGTGCTGCTGAGACAGAAGTCTGTGGCAATGAGCAATACCTTCATCAACCTGCGGGAGATCTGTGACCGCTTCAAGTTGCCCCCCGGGGAGTACGTCATCATCCCCTCCACGTTTGAGCCGCACAAGAAGGGCAGCTTCCTCTTGAGAGTCTTCGCCGAGAAGCATGCTGCCACCAG TCCAATGGAAGAGGATATCAGTGTGGAAGTTGATGAG CCTGATATTACAGAGGGTGATGTGGATCCCTACTTCAAACGTCTATTCTTGCAGATTGCTGGAAGC GATTCCGAAGTTTCTGCCTTTGAACTTCAAAAGATTTTAAACAGAGTGGTAACTCAGA GATCTCACGTCAAAACTGATGGATTTAGCCTTGAGACCTGTCGTCACATCATCAGTCTGTTGGAT ATGGATGGCAATGCAAAGTTGGGCCTGGTTGAGTTCCATACTGTGTGGACTAAGATCCAGAAGTATTTG GAAATCTTCAAAAGTCACGACTCTGACAACTCTGGCACGATGAGCACCCACGAGATGAGGGAGGCGTTGACTGAAGCAG GATTTCAGCTTAACAGCGAGGTGCTCCAGCTAATTGTGTCCCGCTACGCTAACTCAGAGTACTCCATGGACTTTGACTGCTTCATGGGCTGCCTGATACGACTGGAAATGCTATTTA aaatGTTCAAAACACTTGACAAACATGACAGTGGGAAGATCGAATTGGATGCATTGCAG TGGGTCTGCCTGGGCCTCAATTAA